The following are from one region of the Moritella sp. 24 genome:
- the rnt gene encoding ribonuclease T, protein MSTTEKSAFSQRFRGYFPVVIDIETAGFNAQTDAMLEIAASILEMDEEGYLKISHTLHFNVEPFEGANLEQSALDFTGIDPKNPLRGAVHEREAITEIYKAVRKGLKETGCHRAIMVAHNAAFDHGFLSAASSREKIKRNPFHPFATFDTTTLAGLAVGQTVLAKACMAAGIPFDHKQAHSAKYDTEQTAELFCYIVNKWKDMGGWPLPVPEEDAVIESELDSDSE, encoded by the coding sequence ATGAGCACAACTGAAAAATCAGCTTTTAGCCAACGATTCCGTGGCTACTTCCCTGTTGTTATCGATATCGAAACAGCAGGATTTAATGCACAGACAGATGCTATGTTAGAGATTGCCGCTTCAATTCTAGAAATGGATGAAGAAGGTTATCTTAAAATTTCGCATACCTTACACTTTAACGTTGAGCCCTTCGAAGGTGCTAATTTAGAGCAATCTGCATTAGACTTTACCGGTATCGACCCGAAAAACCCATTACGTGGTGCTGTACATGAGCGTGAAGCGATCACCGAAATCTATAAAGCTGTTCGAAAAGGCTTAAAAGAGACTGGTTGTCATCGTGCGATCATGGTTGCACATAATGCCGCATTTGATCATGGCTTTTTAAGTGCCGCATCAAGCCGTGAAAAGATCAAGCGTAATCCTTTCCACCCTTTTGCTACATTTGATACAACGACGCTAGCAGGTTTAGCGGTGGGTCAAACTGTACTTGCAAAAGCGTGTATGGCTGCGGGTATTCCTTTCGATCATAAACAAGCACACTCAGCTAAATATGATACAGAACAGACCGCTGAGCTATTTTGCTATATTGTGAATAAATGGAAAGATATGGGCGGTTGGCCTCTACCCGTTCCAGAAGAAGATGCAGTAATCGAGAGTGAATTAGACTCAGACTCTGAATAA
- a CDS encoding Na+/H+ antiporter family protein, protein MNPVVIAVLTMLILSFMRINVVVALTISAILGGLIGGLPLEEVIAAFNSGLGGGASIALNYAMLGAFAVAISKSGITDILAAKIVSRLGSAGSQRQINGFKYGLLFTLLLVAISSQNVIPVHIAFIPLLVPPLLGVMNKLRLDRRAVACVITFGLTATYMFLPIGFGGIFLNNILLKNLNDNGANVVAEQLPTAMALPVLGMVIGLITAVVFSYRKPREYLTESELTTKEVQKVEYNPRHIIVAMVAVVTALSLQLIYDSIILGALTGFIIFTLGGVIKFHETQDIFTRGVHMMAMIGFIMIAASGFSEVMKATSGVETLVGSIGGVIGDNKGLAALLMLITGLLVTMGIGSSFSTIPILATIYVPLALQFGFSPLATASLVGTAAALGDAGSPASDSTLGPTSGLNVDGQHDHIRDSVIPTFIHYNIPLIIFGWIAAVTL, encoded by the coding sequence ATGAATCCTGTAGTTATCGCGGTGCTAACGATGCTAATCCTCAGCTTTATGCGGATTAATGTTGTTGTAGCACTCACAATTAGTGCCATTTTAGGCGGTTTAATTGGTGGTTTACCTTTAGAAGAAGTTATTGCGGCGTTTAACTCAGGTTTAGGTGGTGGTGCGTCAATTGCATTAAACTATGCCATGTTAGGTGCATTTGCAGTTGCTATCTCAAAGTCAGGTATTACTGACATATTAGCAGCTAAAATCGTTAGTCGTTTAGGTTCTGCTGGCTCACAACGTCAAATAAACGGTTTTAAATACGGTTTACTTTTCACTCTGCTCTTAGTAGCAATCTCATCACAAAACGTTATCCCTGTTCATATTGCGTTTATCCCACTACTTGTACCACCCCTACTTGGTGTGATGAATAAATTGAGATTAGATCGCCGTGCAGTTGCTTGCGTGATCACCTTTGGTTTAACTGCAACATATATGTTCTTACCAATTGGTTTTGGTGGTATTTTCTTAAATAATATCCTACTTAAGAACTTGAATGATAACGGTGCAAACGTTGTTGCAGAACAATTACCAACTGCCATGGCACTCCCTGTACTCGGTATGGTTATTGGTCTTATTACCGCAGTGGTATTTAGTTATCGTAAGCCACGTGAATATTTGACTGAAAGTGAATTAACAACAAAAGAAGTACAGAAAGTTGAATATAATCCTCGCCATATTATCGTGGCGATGGTTGCTGTTGTTACAGCGCTTAGCTTACAGCTAATCTACGATTCAATCATTTTAGGTGCGCTAACAGGTTTCATTATCTTTACGCTCGGTGGTGTGATCAAATTCCACGAGACTCAAGATATCTTTACGCGTGGTGTACACATGATGGCAATGATTGGCTTTATCATGATTGCGGCATCCGGTTTTTCTGAAGTAATGAAAGCCACAAGCGGCGTTGAAACGTTAGTTGGTTCGATTGGTGGTGTGATCGGTGATAACAAAGGTTTAGCTGCATTGCTAATGCTAATCACTGGTCTGCTGGTGACTATGGGTATTGGTTCATCTTTCTCTACAATCCCAATTCTAGCAACTATCTATGTGCCACTTGCATTGCAGTTTGGCTTCTCACCATTAGCAACAGCATCACTTGTTGGTACAGCTGCAGCATTGGGTGATGCAGGTTCTCCAGCATCAGATTCAACATTAGGTCCAACATCAGGTCTTAACGTTGATGGCCAACATGATCATATTCGTGACTCAGTAATTCCAACATTCATCCACTATAATATTCCACTTATTATCTTTGGTTGGATCGCTGCTGTCACACTGTAA
- the grxD gene encoding Grx4 family monothiol glutaredoxin, translated as METLDKIKQQLAENSIILYMKGSPKLPSCGFSSQASQAVINCGEQFAYVDILQNPDIRAELPKYANWPTFPQLWVEGELVGGCDIIMEMFQQGELQPLIAAAAAKVKAAE; from the coding sequence ATGGAAACTTTAGATAAAATCAAACAGCAACTTGCTGAGAACTCAATCATCCTATATATGAAAGGATCTCCAAAACTACCTAGCTGTGGTTTTTCTTCACAAGCATCACAAGCGGTAATCAACTGTGGCGAGCAGTTTGCTTACGTTGATATTCTACAAAACCCAGACATCCGTGCTGAGCTACCTAAATACGCTAACTGGCCTACATTCCCACAGCTTTGGGTTGAAGGCGAGCTTGTTGGCGGTTGTGATATCATCATGGAAATGTTCCAACAAGGTGAACTACAGCCACTAATCGCGGCAGCTGCTGCAAAAGTAAAAGCGGCTGAGTAA
- a CDS encoding superoxide dismutase, whose product MSITLPALPYAQDALEPHISAETLSFHYGKHHNTYVVKLNGLIEGTPLAEKTLEEIVKSSTGPVFNNAAQVWNHTFYWNSLTPNAKGQPEGALADAINAKFGSFEAFQEAFNDKAVNNFGSSWTWLVKNAEGELEIVNTSNAGTPITEAGVTPLITVDLWEHAYYIDYRNLRPSYLKGFWALANWDFAAANFAA is encoded by the coding sequence ATGAGTATTACACTACCAGCTTTACCGTACGCACAAGATGCACTTGAACCACATATCTCAGCTGAGACACTTTCTTTCCATTACGGCAAACACCACAACACATATGTGGTTAAGCTTAACGGTCTAATCGAAGGTACTCCTCTTGCAGAAAAAACATTAGAAGAGATTGTTAAATCTTCTACTGGTCCAGTATTCAACAATGCTGCACAAGTTTGGAACCACACATTCTACTGGAACAGCCTTACTCCAAATGCAAAAGGTCAACCAGAAGGCGCACTAGCTGACGCTATCAACGCTAAATTCGGTTCTTTTGAAGCATTCCAAGAAGCATTCAACGATAAAGCAGTAAACAACTTCGGTTCTAGCTGGACTTGGTTAGTTAAAAATGCTGAAGGCGAATTAGAAATCGTTAACACTTCTAACGCTGGTACTCCTATCACTGAAGCTGGAGTTACACCACTAATCACTGTTGATCTGTGGGAACACGCTTACTACATCGATTACCGTAACCTACGTCCTAGCTACCTTAAAGGTTTCTGGGCACTAGCTAACTGGGATTTCGCTGCCGCTAACTTCGCAGCTTAA
- the recR gene encoding recombination mediator RecR — translation MKFSPLLDQLINDLQILPGVGPKSAQRIAFHILERKRDDAVSLAHSLEKAMTRIGHCQQCNTLTELDICAICANPKRQVEKTLCVVEGPADVAAIEQTNQFSGQYFVLMGHLSPLDGIGPDEIGLDKLADLLASGHYDELILATNPTVEGEATAYYIAEIAQEYGVKASRIAHGVPVGGELEYVDGTTLSHSLLGRQQIS, via the coding sequence ATGAAGTTCAGTCCTTTGTTAGATCAATTAATTAATGATCTACAGATTTTACCGGGTGTAGGTCCTAAGTCTGCACAACGTATTGCGTTTCACATATTAGAGCGTAAGCGTGATGATGCTGTCTCTTTAGCACATTCTTTAGAAAAGGCGATGACTAGAATCGGCCACTGCCAACAGTGTAACACCCTGACTGAATTAGATATCTGCGCAATATGTGCTAACCCTAAGCGTCAAGTAGAGAAAACATTATGTGTGGTTGAAGGACCTGCTGATGTGGCTGCCATTGAACAAACAAATCAATTTAGTGGTCAATATTTTGTGCTGATGGGTCACTTATCTCCGCTTGATGGTATTGGGCCAGATGAAATTGGGCTAGATAAGCTCGCTGATTTATTAGCGTCTGGGCATTATGATGAATTGATTTTAGCAACAAACCCAACGGTAGAAGGTGAAGCAACTGCTTATTATATTGCTGAAATAGCACAAGAGTATGGTGTGAAAGCAAGCCGAATTGCACATGGCGTGCCAGTAGGTGGAGAATTAGAATATGTTGATGGAACGACCTTGTCCCATTCATTACTTGGACGACAACAGATTAGTTAA